From the Eleutherodactylus coqui strain aEleCoq1 chromosome 7, aEleCoq1.hap1, whole genome shotgun sequence genome, one window contains:
- the CCNG2 gene encoding cyclin-G2: MKDLVTMDNTSNEAFKLLKQLSVHLEQESKYQPREKGLTLIEATAENDNTICPKSRNAKVEDLWSLTNFFGLSTETFVLAVNILDRFLAIMKVKPKHLSCIGVCCFQLAARVVEEDCNIPSIHDVIRISQCKCTVSDIKRMEKIISEKLHFDFKATTALTFLHLYHTIVLCHSSERKEVLSLEKLEAQLKACNCRLIFSKAKPSVLALCLLTLEVETLKSLELFEIALRVQKHSKVNDKDMLYWRELVSNCLADYSSPECCKPDHKKLVWIVSRRTAQNLHNSYYSVPELPTIPEYGYMNESESEDSCEDMSSGEDSLSSSPPSDLEASFFFDDCKPKLKCRNHRYPL, from the exons ATGAAAGATCTGGTCACCATGGATAACACCAGCAACGAGGCCTTCAAGCTCCTCAAGCAGCTCAGTGTCCATCTGGAGCAAGAAAGCAAGTACCAGCCCCGGGAGAAGGGCCTGACCCTGATAGAGGCCACCGCGGAG AATGACAATACAATCTGTCCAAAGTCAAGAAATGCAAAAGTAGAAGATTTATGGAGTCTCACAAACTTCTTTGGCTTAAGTACGGAGACCTTTGTCTTGGCTGTGAACATCTTGGATCGGTTTTTGGCCATTATGAAG GTGAAGCCAAAACACCTGTCTTGTATTGGCGTTTGCTGCTTTCAATTGGCAGCGCGAGTTGTGGAAGAAGACTGCAACATCCCGTCCATCCACGATGTGATCCGCATCAGCCAATGTAAATGCACTGTGTCTGACATTAAGCGGATGGAGAAAATAATTTCAGAAAAATTGCACTTTGACTTCAAAGCGACCACTGCCTTAACCTTCTTGCACTTATATCACACAATAGTTCTCTGCCATTCCTctgagag GAAAGAAGTATTGAGCCTTGAGAAACTAGAAGCACAGCTGAAAGCTTGCAACTGCCGGCTCATTTTTTCCAAAGCAAAA CCCTCAGTGTTAGCCTTGTGCCTTCTGACGCTCGAAGTCGAAACCCTGAAGTCTCTAGAACTATTTGAGATAGCTCTTCGTGTACAAAAACATTCAAAG GTTAATGACAAAGACATGCTTTACTGGCGGGAGTTGGTATCAAATTGCCTCGCAGATTATTCCTCCCCAGAATGCTGCAAACCCGACCACAAGAAGCTAGTATGGATTGTGTCCAGACGCACAGCACAGAACCTGCATAACAGTTACTACAGTGTTCCAGAGCTGCCAACTATTCCAGAGTATGGCTATATGAATGAGAGTGAGAG TGAGGATTCATGTGAAGACATGAGCAGCGGGGAAGACAGTTTGAGCAGCTCTCCTCCAAGTGACCTTGAGGCGTCATTCTTTTTTGATGATTGCAAGCCAAAACTGAAATGCCGAAATCATCGTTACCCTTTGTAG